Within Micromonospora narathiwatensis, the genomic segment GGCCAGGGTGGACTTGCCCGCGCCGGGCGCGCCGGCGATGCCGAGCAGCTGCCGCGGACCGGCGTCGGCCAGGGCCCGCGCCCGGTCCACCAGCTCGCCGACCGGGAGCACCTGTGCCGGTGGCATCAGCCGAGCACCGGCTCGCTGATGGTGAACCGGGCCTCGACCGCCGCCTGCACCGGTTGCGGCTGCGGATCCAGCTCCAGCTCGGGCGGGGCGTCGCCGGCCCGCGCGAAGGCCGCCTTCGCCAGCATCGGCGGGGCGGCGGTCAGGCCGGTGTCGGCCAGCTCGACCAGGGCGGTCACCCGGGCGCCGAGCGCCTCCGCGTACTCCCGGGCGCGGGCCAGGGCGTCCGCGATGGCGGCGTGCCGCGCCTCCCGGTACGCCGGGCTGTCCGGCCGCAACGACCACGACGGACCGGCCACCTCGACCTGGTCCTGGTCGGCCAGGCGGAGCATCAGCTCGCCGAGCGCGGTGAAGTCGGCGACGGTCACCGCCGTGGTGACGCTGCCGTGGTACGCCACCACCCGCTCGCCCGACCGCTTCGTCTCCGGCCAGACCCGGAGCTGGCCGGTCTCCCGCCGTTCCACGACCGGCCCGGCCGCGTCCAGCAGCACCCGCACGGCGGCGGCCCGCTCGGCCAACCGGGTCAGCGTGGCCTCCCGGTCCCGGTCCCGGGCGGACGCGGTGACCGTGAACCGGGCCAGCTCCGGAGCGACCTCCCGGTACGCCTCGCCGCGTACCGCCACGACCGGTGCGTCCGCCATGTTCCTCACCCTAGTGGCGGGCCGGCCGGCAGGTGCGCCGTGTAGGTGACCGCGCCGGCCTCGACCCGGCAGCCGGTGAGGTGCCCACCGGCCGCCCCCAGTTCGCGGAGATACGCCAACTCCCCCGCGTGCTCCAGCTCGGCCGGAAACTCACACCGATGGGTGGTGTACGCGCGGGCACCCAGCGCGGCCCGGGCCGCCCGGGCCTCGTCGAGCCGAGCGGTGAGCGCCTCGGCGTCCCCGGCCTCCAGCGCGTCGGTGAGTTCGTCGAGGACGTTCCGGACCGCCCCCAGCTCGGCCAGTACCCGGTCGCGGTTGCCGAGCAGCATGTTCGCCGTCCGGACCGGCGGGCCGCCGGCCACCCGGGTGCCGTCGGTGAAGCTGCCGGCGGCGAGCGCGAGCACCGCGTCGCGCAGCGCGGCCCGCTGCACGGCCCCGGCCAACGCGCCGGCGAGCAGGTGCGGCACATGCGAGGCGAGCGCCGCGGCGGTGTCGTGCTCCGGCGCGGACATCGGCACCACCTGGGCGTGGAAGACGTCGATGAGCAGCGTGGCGAGCCGGCGGAACGCGGCCATCCCGCTCGGGGCCGGGCAGAGCACCCACGCTGCCCCGTCGAGCAGGGCCGGGGAGGCGGCGGCGAGGCCGGCCCGGTCGGCGCCGGCCATCGGGTGGCCGGGCACGAACCGGTGCCCGAGCCCCTGCGCGGTGGCGGCGGTGGCCACGTCCGCCTTGGTGCTGCCCACGTCGGTGAGCACGCACCGGTCGTCGGTGACGCCGGCCACCCGGGTCAGCGTCGCGGGCAGGGTGGGCAGGGGGCCGCAGAGGAAGACCACGTCCCGGCCGGCGACCGCCTCCTCCAGCGCGTCCGGGGCGACGACCCCCCGCTCGGCGACGTGCCGGCGGGTCGCCGGGTCCGGATCCCAGCCGGCGACGTCGAGACCGGCGTCCCGCAGCCGGAGCAGCAGCGAGCCGCCGATCAGGCCGGTGCCGACCACCGCCGCCCGCACCTGCCCGTTGGCTGCGCCCACCGTCACCTCGGTCCGCTCGTACGTCGGCGTCGCCGCTCCGCCACCGCGCCGAGGATATCGCCCCGGTTGCCGGCACGGTCCCGCTCGCCCGCCGTGCGGGGCCGCCGGGACCTGCCCGGGCCGACGGGGACGGAACGGGGTTGTCCGAGCGACGCTCACGTCGTACGGTCCCCCGGCGGCCCGCCCGGCAGAGAAGGCGGGCGCCTCTCACGGGGAAGGAAACACATGTCCGCGACGTACCGGGCACTCGC encodes:
- a CDS encoding prephenate dehydrogenase, producing MGAANGQVRAAVVGTGLIGGSLLLRLRDAGLDVAGWDPDPATRRHVAERGVVAPDALEEAVAGRDVVFLCGPLPTLPATLTRVAGVTDDRCVLTDVGSTKADVATAATAQGLGHRFVPGHPMAGADRAGLAAASPALLDGAAWVLCPAPSGMAAFRRLATLLIDVFHAQVVPMSAPEHDTAAALASHVPHLLAGALAGAVQRAALRDAVLALAAGSFTDGTRVAGGPPVRTANMLLGNRDRVLAELGAVRNVLDELTDALEAGDAEALTARLDEARAARAALGARAYTTHRCEFPAELEHAGELAYLRELGAAGGHLTGCRVEAGAVTYTAHLPAGPPLG
- a CDS encoding SIMPL domain-containing protein, with translation MADAPVVAVRGEAYREVAPELARFTVTASARDRDREATLTRLAERAAAVRVLLDAAGPVVERRETGQLRVWPETKRSGERVVAYHGSVTTAVTVADFTALGELMLRLADQDQVEVAGPSWSLRPDSPAYREARHAAIADALARAREYAEALGARVTALVELADTGLTAAPPMLAKAAFARAGDAPPELELDPQPQPVQAAVEARFTISEPVLG